One genomic window of SAR202 cluster bacterium includes the following:
- a CDS encoding gamma carbonic anhydrase family protein → MIRSLDEKTPRVHPTAFVSEAAYIVGDVTIGENSSVWPGAVLRGDYGRITVGSNTNIQDNCVLHADDYLEVGDNVTVTHGAVLHCHKVGSNVMIGVNAVLLENAEIGDNCVIGAGAVVLANTIVPPNSVVVGVPGKIHPLKPKLKNRINSAAEHYKENAKRFKAAGLSTRPKA, encoded by the coding sequence ATGATCCGAAGCTTGGATGAAAAGACCCCTCGCGTCCATCCCACCGCCTTCGTCAGCGAGGCCGCTTATATCGTCGGCGATGTCACCATCGGCGAAAACTCTAGCGTCTGGCCCGGCGCGGTCCTTCGCGGCGACTACGGACGCATCACCGTCGGCAGCAACACCAACATCCAGGACAACTGCGTCCTCCACGCCGACGACTACCTGGAGGTCGGCGACAACGTGACTGTTACCCACGGTGCCGTCCTCCACTGCCACAAAGTCGGCAGCAACGTCATGATCGGCGTCAACGCTGTCCTGCTGGAAAACGCAGAGATTGGCGACAACTGCGTCATCGGCGCCGGCGCCGTAGTCCTGGCTAACACCATTGTGCCCCCCAACTCCGTCGTCGTAGGCGTCCCCGGGAAAATCCACCCCTTAAAACCCAAGCTCAAAAACCGAATTAATTCAGCCGCCGAGCATTACAAGGAAAACGCCAAACGGTTCAAAGCCGCCGGCCTCTCCACCAGGCCCAAAGCCTAA
- a CDS encoding pyridoxal phosphate-dependent aminotransferase, giving the protein MTVSKRTVQAMEEGGWIRRMFEIGIELKKKHGPMKVFDLSLGNPVVEPPKRFNERLKQLALSSTPGTHRYMPNAGYPEVRARVAQSIARETGLPFTAGEVVMTCGAAGALNVIFETILNPNDEVVIFAPFFGEFTFYIENHRGKAIICPTNDSFLPDLAALEELITKKTRAVLINSPNNPSGVMYPEDVIKGIGELLGKKEKQFGTEIFLISDEPYRRLIFDGLKYPRIFGHHQASIAVHSHSKDLAIPGERIGYIAVNPGYEDRAQLVDGAIFWNRSLGFVNAPAIIQMAVADLQGTSVDVMEYQKKRDFLYGQLTEMGYQIVKPQGAFYMFPKSPIEDDVEFVGALQEWNVLTVPGKGFGAPGFFRISYCVEDWVLQGAMKGFAEAAKKFGV; this is encoded by the coding sequence ATGACGGTTTCTAAAAGGACGGTGCAGGCCATGGAGGAGGGCGGCTGGATACGCCGCATGTTCGAGATTGGCATCGAATTGAAGAAGAAGCACGGGCCTATGAAAGTGTTCGACCTGTCGCTGGGGAACCCGGTGGTGGAGCCGCCGAAGCGGTTCAACGAGCGATTGAAGCAACTGGCGCTTTCGTCGACGCCGGGGACGCATAGGTACATGCCGAACGCGGGGTATCCGGAGGTGCGGGCGAGGGTGGCGCAGTCGATAGCGCGAGAGACGGGGCTGCCGTTTACTGCGGGTGAGGTAGTGATGACGTGCGGGGCAGCGGGCGCGCTTAACGTGATTTTTGAGACTATCCTCAATCCCAACGATGAGGTAGTTATCTTCGCCCCATTCTTTGGCGAGTTCACTTTTTACATCGAGAACCATCGAGGGAAGGCTATCATCTGCCCTACCAACGACTCGTTTCTGCCTGACCTGGCGGCGCTGGAAGAGCTCATCACGAAAAAGACCAGGGCCGTGCTGATTAACTCGCCAAACAACCCTTCCGGCGTTATGTACCCGGAAGATGTCATTAAAGGGATAGGCGAACTTCTCGGCAAGAAGGAGAAGCAGTTTGGCACAGAGATATTTCTTATAAGCGACGAGCCTTACCGGCGCCTAATCTTCGACGGGCTGAAGTACCCGCGTATCTTCGGGCATCATCAGGCATCGATTGCTGTACATTCGCACTCCAAGGACCTGGCGATACCCGGGGAGCGCATAGGGTATATCGCGGTCAATCCCGGGTATGAGGACCGGGCGCAGCTTGTGGACGGGGCGATTTTTTGGAATCGAAGCCTGGGTTTTGTGAACGCGCCGGCGATTATTCAGATGGCGGTGGCGGACTTGCAGGGGACGTCGGTGGACGTGATGGAGTACCAGAAGAAGCGAGACTTCCTCTACGGCCAACTGACGGAGATGGGGTACCAGATTGTGAAGCCCCAGGGGGCGTTTTATATGTTCCCGAAGTCGCCTATTGAAGACGACGTGGAGTTTGTGGGGGCATTGCAGGAGTGGAACGTGCTGACGGTGCCGGGGAAGGGGTTTGGCGCGCCCGGGTTCTTCCGCATATCGTACTGCGTGGAGGACTGGGTGCTGCAGGGGGCGATGAAGGGGTTCGCCGAGGCGGCGAAGAAGTTTGGGGTGTAG